Part of the Sodalinema gerasimenkoae IPPAS B-353 genome is shown below.
CGTAAGCTGGACTTGCCCATCTGGCGCGCATTGAAGACATAACAAAACTCCCCATTGAGAAGTCGTTGCAATAGCTCGCGATCCGCTTGCCGCTGCACATAGGTTTGCGATCGCGCGGGCAAACTTCCACCCACCTGATAGAGATTTGCTGATGATGAAATCAATGATTATTTATCCACTATTCACTATCAATTAAATCACGGTAAGCCATCAAAATGAAGCCAACCTGGGGGAGAATTAGTGACCGCAGACCTCCCGTCGCAAATACTTCCGAGTCCCCTGTCTAAGATAATCCCGGATGCGATCGCAGCCAACCTGCATCAAATCCACCGAGAGAATAGTCTCAAGATGCCAACGAATCCCTAAGCGATCCTGGCCTCCTGACATCATAAAGTCACCATCAGGACTAAAGGCCACCGTCGTCACTTCTGACTCATGACCCACTAGGCGCGTCAGTAACTCTACCTCAACACCGGCCCCAATGCGATACAGATCAATTCGGCTATCCACCCGACCCACTGCCAACAGTTGACCATCGGGACTCCAGTCCAGACGAGTTAACCCCTCATCTTCTGCAACCTGAATCTGCTTCAGGAGTTCCCCCTCCCGACTCCAGAGACTCAACCAACCCTCGCGAGTTGCCACGGCAATGCGTTCACTATTCGGACAAATCGCAATTCCCCAAATTGCCCCATTCTCAACCGTCAAACTTCGGCTTGGGTCAGTCCTAAAGGGAGAACTATCTTGTCCTGGGTCAGACTCAATCTCCCACAAGTTCACCACCCCATCGAGACTCCCCGAGACAAGAACTATCTTGTCCTGGGTCAGACTCAATCTCCCACAAGTTCACCACCCCATCGAGACTCCCCGAGACGAGATAAGAGCCATCAGGACTGAAGGCTAAATCCCAAACTTGTTCCTGATGACCGTCGAATGTGTGATAGAAGATAAGAGCCATCAGGACTGAAGGCTAAATCCCAAACTTGTTCCTGATGACCGTCGAATGTGTGATAGAGAATAGACTCTCCTGCCGGAGTTTGGGCCCAAACTCGCAGAGAGGTCCCATCCGAGACTAATAACCAGCGTCCATCGGGACTATAGGCTAAGGCCAAGATTGCCGGGCCATCGGTTTGCCAAGATTGAACCGACTTCTCAGCTCGATTCACCTGAAAGATCTCTCCCCTAGAATTTCCGGCCACAAGAATGGGTTCGTGGGGATGCAGGGCCAAACTATACAAACGGCGAGGACTGATATGGACCCAATCCTCCACTAAAACTCCCTCATCGTCCCATAAACGAATATCCATCCCAGATACCGTTGCCAGATGCGGATAGAGAGGCGATGACCGGGGAGCATAATTCCCTCGCCAAACCACATCACCATGTCCCGGAAGGAGCTGTCGAAAAGGGGTCTTAACCTGCCATAGATGTAAAACTCCATCTTCCCCGACACTGCCTAACTCCGTCCCCTCAGGACTAAAGGCAATCCCCCGGAGATGACTTTCATGACCTTTGAGGGTGGTTAATAGGCTGCCCTGACGTGACCACAGTTTCAGTTCGCGGTCAACCCCAGCCGAGGCGAACTGTTGGCCATCGGGACTAAAGGCCACCGTTGCCACTTCCGCCTCATGGCCACTGAGGGTTTCGAGTAGGCCACGCTCTCGATGCCACAGTCGCACCTGATGATCCCCATAGCCGGCAACCAGGAGATCTCCATCTGGACTATAGGCGATCGCCATCCCTGGCGCTGACACGTCTGTAAAGGTTTGTAGTAAGGTCCCATCGGTGCCCCAGATGTTAATGGTTCCATCGACACTCATCGAGGCAAATTCGTCTCCATTGGGATGAAAATCCACCGTCCGCAAGAAGGCCTCATGACCTTCGAGAACCTGAAGGGAGTCTCCGTCCACCGACCAGAGCCTGACGGTTTTGTCACGACCGACTGACACCAAGGTCTGACCGTCAGGACTCCACGCCACATCCCAGACTTCTTCGTCATGACCCTTGAGTTTCTGTTGTAAGGTTCCATCAACGGACCAAATATAAATATCACTATCAAAGTTAGCTGCCGCCAAGTATTGACTATCGGGGCTAAACGTCACATTACGAGTTATTCCACCATAGGTTAGGGTATGTTTCAGGGTTCCATCTCTTGTCCAAATTTTAGTCGTTTCGTCAATCCCTGACGTTGCAATCCATTGACCATCTGGGCTGAAATCAAGTCCCAAAGCCATTTCAGTATGAGCAGTGATGCGGTTAAACTGACGGTTTCCATAGAGAACCTGTTGTAAGGTTTCTTGGGTATTGTCGGCGAGTTGTTGCCGAATATTTCGGGGGATAAATCGTATGTTTTGCAGATTCTGTCGAGCTTGCAAGGCTTGAATCAGTGCGTCGAGTTGCTGATTCGAGGCAAAACTCCCTTTAGACGCGGCCATCATCGCCTTGATTTCACTCACCGCCGTCTGTTGATAGGCCCGGAACGTACCGATTCCCAGGGCGATCGCCCCCACTAGGGCCACCGTTAATCCTGCCAGTAAGCGACGTTGACGACGACCACTTTGCCGCTCAATCTCTAGCCGTGCTTCAGCTTCCGCTAACCGCGCGCGTTCGAGTTTGTCTTGAATTTCTCGCTGTTCCAGGTCTTGACTGGCGCTTAGATAGCGATAGTCTAAGTCTCCGAGTCCCTTCTGTTGGGTCCAGTCTAGGGCTTCTTGTAAGGCTTGACCCCGCAATAGTCGAGATTCGTCTTGATAGTTAGAGTCTACCCAAGCATTGAGGGATGACGCATAAGGACGCAAGTCATTGAGTTGTTTATCGACCCAATCTTGATTAAAAACTCGTTGATAAATTCGGTTTTTAACGCGCAAATAGCCCTGTCTTTTTTCAGCAACCCCTGATAAGATTAGCTCAGTCTGAATTGGCGATTCATGAGCTTGAACATATCCTGCTTCTGGTAGTTCAGCCTGCCAAATTTGACGATAAAGTGTGAGAAGCTGTCCGACTTTTTGCTCATCATAGAGGAGGCGATCGCGAATGGTTTTGAGATGTTCCGGTTCATCTTGCGCTTCCCAATTGCAAATAATTTTTTGCTCAACACAGTCATCAATATAGTTCTGAATATCTGTAGGAGTCTTCAACCTGGGGACGGGGTAGTCTTGATACAGTTTGACCACCAATTTACAGAGTTTCTGCGTCAAAAATGGTTGCCCCCCCGTCCAAGCCAAAATTCGCTCCAACGCCTGATGAGGATGAGGAAACACTGGAGCTAATCCCTCAACAAGGGGCATCACTTCATGAGCCTTAAACCCCTGAAGACTAATTCCCTGTCCCACATTAAAGGGAGTCCGATTTTTATCCCCGATCAGTTCTCCCGGCGTTGCAACCCCAAAGAGGGCAAAACTTAATCGCTGATAAGCAGGATTATCGGCACGACGATTGTAACAGCTACGAATTAGGGCAAAAAAATCATCGGTCGCGAATTTTAAAGCCAGGATACTGTCAATTTCATCAATCAAAATCACTAATGGCTGTTGGGTTTCTGCCAGCAAGACCTCCCCAATAAACTCTCCCAAACGAGCCGGCGGCGGTAACTCTAGGCGATCGCGCCACCATTGTCGGAGATTGGTTTCGAGCTGAAACTGCTTACTGAGAATGGCGGCGATCGCCCCGTACCATTGTTCCACCGTCACCTGTTGCGTACCAATGGCCGTCAAATCCAAGGCCCCCGGCATCACCCCTGCCTCCCGTAACTGGGCCATCACCTGCACCCGTAGGCTAGATTTCCCCATCTGTCGGGAATTAAAGACATAGCAAAATTCCCCCTGGAGCAGTTCCGTGAATAACGCCTCATCCGCCTGTCGTCGGACATAGGTTTGGGATTGTGGCGGAACCGCTCCCCCCACCTGATAGTTAAACGAAGGCTCAAAAGACAGGCTTACCTTTGGAATTGACATTGGGCAAACAACGGCTCCAGTTCAGATTGCTGACGTAGATAATCCTTCACACGCCGACAGCCATACTTCAACCCATCTAGGGAGTAGACCTCCTCCATATCCCAACGTACCACGCGACGATCTTCGCCGCCCGAGACCAGATAGCGCCCATCAGGACTAAAGTCCAAGGTTAACACCGTTCCCTGATGGTTCCGCAATTGGCCCATCAACAGACCGTCCTCACGATACAGGTCAACCCGATGATCTGTGCGAGCCACCGCCAACACCTGACCATCGGGACTCCAAGCCACCCGCGTTAAACCACTGGTCTCAGTGACCTGACGTTTCAACAGTTGCTCCCCCTGGCGATTCCAAAGATTCAACACACCGCTGCGACCGGCGGAGAGGATGCGATCGCTCTCGGGACTAATCGACAGCCCCCAGAAAGGACTGTAATCCCCCGTTAAAATCGTAGGCGGTGTTTCAACGACCTCGGATAGGTCGCCGCGATGCTGAGAGTCCCACTCCCAAAGCCTCACGGTTCCATCAATACTGGCCGAGGTCAAATAAGACCCATCAGGACTAAACCCGAGATCCCAAACCCGAGCCTGATGACCCTCTAGCACCTGATGTAACCCATAACCCCCCTCCGCCAAGGGCCGCCAGATCTTCAAGTGGGTACTATTCCCCCCCGACACAAGCCAACGGCCATCGGGGCTATAGGCTAAGGCAAATAAGCTGAACTCATCGGCCGACCAGGAGTTAATCTCGCCACTGGCCAAATCAATCCCATACATCATCCCCCGACTATCTCCCGCCATAATTTTCGCTTGGCTCGGATGCACCGCCAGACTATACAACACTCCCAAGGCGAATTTCTCAAACCGCTGCACCAACTCCCCCGCCGGGTTCCAAATGCGGATATCCCCCCGCGATAGGCTGACCAAATGCCCCCCCAGAGGCGATGAGGGGGGCAGATAGCGAACCTGCCAAACCTCATGATCATGGTTCCCCAACGGCTGCATAAACTCATTCTCGACCTGCCAGATGCGGACTAACCCCTCCTCACCGGCACTCATGACCTGAGTTCCATCGGGACTAAAGGCCACCCCCCGTAAGCGACTCCCATGGCCATCCAAACTGTTGAGCAAGGTTCCCTCCTCAGACCACAGTTTCAGACTGCCATCGGCTGAGCCAGATGCTAAACGAGACCCATCGGGACTAAACGCGAGCGTCCCCACTTCCGCCTCATGACCATCGAGATCCTGGAGCAGGGTTCCGTCTGGTTGCCAAAGACGGATGTGATTATCACTGTAGCTGGCAGCCAAGCGGTGACCCTGGGGATGATAGGCAATCCCCCAACCATTACTGATTCCCTGGCTGAAGCGGTTGATTAAGGTGCCATCCCGTCGCCAACGGATGATGGTTCCATCAGAACTAATGGAGGCAAACTCGTCACCCTGAGGATGCACAGCCACATTCCAGACGGTTTCCTCATGTTGCCGTAAGGTATGCAGCAGTTGACCCTCTCGCGACCATTGTCGTAGGGTTCCATCACTGCTGGCAGACACCAGATAATCCCCCTGGGGACTCCAGTCCAGATTCCACACCGCCGCTTCATGGCCCCGGAGGCGGGTTTGCAACTCCCCATCAATGGACCAGAGGTAAATGTCACCTCGGAGGCTGGGGGTGGCGAGCAGTTGGCTGTCGGGGCTAAATTTGACGCTATAAATGGTCATGCCCATTGTTAGAGTCTGTACCAGGGTTCCATCCCGTCGCCAAATCTTGGCAGTCCCATCAGGGCCGGAGGTGGCAATCCATTGACCATCCTGGCTCACATCCACCCCTAAGACGCCGCCGCGATGGGCCGCCATGCGATTGACTTCATGGTTGGCGTGAATGGCCTGTTCCAGGATCTGCTGGGTTTCGCGATCTAACTGCTGACGCTGGCGGGGAGACAGGAACTGCAACTGTTGTAGGTTTTGCCGGGCCTGGAGTCCCTGAACCAGAGCGTCAAGCTGTTGAGCGGAGGTATAACTGCCCCGGGAGGCGGCCATGAAGGCGCGGACTTCACTCACGGCGCTGCGTTGATAGGCGATGAAGGTGGCCAGACCTAACGCCATAGACCCCGCCAGAGCTAAACCGAGAACCCCGAGGAACTGCCGTTGACGGCGGACATTCTCGGTCTGGAGTTTTAAGCAGCGTTGGCTTTCCCGCAGACGTTCTTGTTCTAATTGTTGTTGGATGGTCTGTCGCTCAAAGGCGTCTTTCTGTTGGCGTTCTTGTCGTTCCAGCTCTTGGCTGGCACTGAGATAGCGATAATCGAGGTCGCTGAGACTCTTGCGTTGGGTCCAGTCGAGGGCTTCTTGCAAGGCCGCCCCTCGCAGCAGTCGTGAGCTATCTTGACCCTTAGACTCGTTCCAGGCTTTGATTAAGTAGGCATAGGGCCGCAGACGCTCTAGATGCCGGTCAATCCAGCTCAGGTTAAAGACCTGTTGGTAGATGGGGTTCTTGACCTGTAGATGACCGTTGCGGCATTCGACAAGGCCCGATAGGAGCAGTTCGGTTTGTAGGGGCGAGTCGGCGGTGGGAATCGGCGGGGTTTTGGATGGGTTCCCCTCGACTTGCCAAATCTGACGATAGAGGGTGAGCAGTTCTGGGGCTCGGTCGTCGTTGTGGAGGAGGCGATCGCGAATGGTTTTAAGATGTTCCGGGGCATCCTGGGCCTCCCAATGCTCCAGAATCTGTTGTTGCACGCAGAGATCGATGAGGCGGTTCTGATTGTTGAGTGGGTCAGGGTCTGGGATGGGGAATTTTGGGTAATGCTCGATCAGTTGTTGACAGAGTTTTTGGGTCAAAAAGGGTTGACCCTGAGTCCAATGGAAAATTCGCTCTAATCCCTGGTGAGGATTGGCCAGGATGGCGGTTAAGCCTGAGGCCAGAGGGGCGATCGCCTCGGGCTGAAATCCCCTCAATTCAATGGACTGACCAATGTTGAAGGGGGTACGCTGTTTGTCGGCAATCAGGTCTCCGGAGGAGGTTACCCCAAAGAGGGCGAAGCTCAAGCGCCGATAGTCTGGCGTCTCGGCCCGTTGGTTATAGCAGGTGCGAATTAGGGCGAAAAAATCATCGGTGGGGAAGTTGAGGGCCAGAATACTATCAATTTCATCGATGAGAATGACCAGGGGATTGCGGGTTTCGGGGAGTACCACATCCTCGATAAAATCGCCTAAGCGCGCGGCTGGGGGCAGGTGCAGTCGCTCTCGCCACCAGGGACGCAGGGGAGTCTGTAGGGGCAGTTGTTTGCTGAGAATGGCGGCGATCGCCGCATACCATTGTTCGATGGTCACCTGTTGGCTACCAATGGCGGTCAAGTCCAAGAGCGCACAGTCGACCCCCTGCTGTCGCAAACGGGCCGCCACCCGCAGCCGCAGACTGGATTTGCCCATCTGTCGCGAGCTGAAGACATAGCAAAAGTCCCCCCTTAGGAGTCCTTGAAATAGGGACTCATCGGCGGGCCGTGGGATGTAGATGGGGGAGTTTGGGGGTAAACTCCCCCCCACTTGATAGGTCACTTGTGGGGAGGGTTGTGGGGAGAGTTGTGGGGAGAGTTGTGGGCTGGGTTCTAGCATGAACCAGTTATGAACAAGGTACGATGGGGGACCACTCTGGGCTGAATTTCAGTACTGAGCTAGGTCTAGCGGGCAAAGTATTGTCGATAGAGTTCACAACTGGGAATGGCTAGACGTTCTTTGAGGCGAATCGCCCCCAAGCCTTGCAGGCGATAGGCAGTCTGATGGCTCAGTTCGATGCCAGCGGGGTTGCGGGCTACCTCCGTCATGGCCTCGATGAGGTCGGGTTCGGCTTCCATCAGTTGCAGCTGCCGTCTGAGGTAGCTATGGAAAATTGTATGATGGGCGATCGTCTCAGCGGTTAAGTCTTCCAAGCTCAATTCTCCCTGGGCCAGATAAAACAAACAGAGTTGAGTTAGGTAGGGATGACCCCCCACGAGGGCAAATACAGCTTGAGCGGTGATATCTGGGGAGTTGAGACCATAACGGCAGGTCAGTTCCTCGACTTTAACAGGGGTAAAGTGCGGTAACTCAATGAGTAACCCCACGTTAAAGGGAGATTGATGCAAGGTTAAGGGGAGCCAGACTTCAGTCGAGTGAATGATGGCTAAACGCAAATTCGTCCAAATTGCCCGCTGTTCGAGACCGTAACGCCCTTGTTCATACCAGGACCGCAACATCCCGAAAAAGTCCGTGGCAATCTCAGGATAGGCAAAGAGTTCATCGAGTTCTTCAATCACCAGTAATAGGGGGGTGGCTGCGGCGGGCAGGAGATAGGTTTCAAAGTAGTCTGAACAACTGTAGCTACTGCCAAATAAGTCATCCCAACGACTTGAGAGTTCATTAGGTAAGCCTAAATCTTTCGCCACCACCGCACAAAACCATTGCAAAAATCGATCGGGGTCTTGGATAACTTGACAATCAATACTTTGTAGGTTAACAACGGAAGTACGAAAGCCGCGATCGCGGGCATGATTTAGGGTCTGTGCCATCAGGGAGGTTTTGCCAAACTGACGCGGTGCTTTGATGCGAAGCAGCGCCCCCGGTTTCAGGACTTCCTTGGCACAAAGCTCCTCGATATTACTGCGGTAAATGTAAAAGGGTGAGTCTAAGGGTAATTGTCCCTTTAGGGGGGTCTGTTGTAACGCCGCTAGATCCAGTTCTGAGGGGTCTTGCCCGGGGCTAATGACATCCTGACTGCCCATTTTGAGGTGAAACGCTTCAAAATAGGAGTCTAGGGTCTGCCAATCCACAGGCTTTTGCCGACGACGGAGTTTGGTTAGGGTGTTGGAACTCAGTCCCGTTCGCTGGCTTAGTTGCTCTAGGGTATAAGGTTTCCCCTGATTATCCTGCATGGATGACAAATGCTCGGCCGCCTGGAGCCGTTGCCAGCCTTGGGAGCTGAGAATCAAGCCCCGTCGTCGTTTGTTGGGATGCGATCGGTCTGCCATGGGAACGTTTTAAAGATGCGGTTTGTTATAGAAACTTGTGGGACTTTATTTTATATCCTAACAAGATTCTACATCCCCATACTTTCTTTAACGACTCGTTTTACATCTAGGCTTTACGTCTAGTCAGTATACAGCAGTATTCTACGACCCAAATCAGTCATTTTACTGAGGCTTTTAGTTTGGCTGAACTTGAGCGCCTCCTCCCCCTGCTACCACCAATTATTATCAATAGTCAATAAACTTATGACTATCCTAATTTAAGTTGACACCTTAACTTGGGATAATTACTAGATGTCGCACCCCGAATACTGTACAATACCCCCATCAAGCATTATTTGCAACACCGTACCTCAATCAATCTAGATCATGGAATTTCAGGATTCAGGTTGACGTAGGTTTAGGACTAAATCTTACGTCCATAAAAGGCTTAAGTTTTAGGATAATGCTGAGGTAAACATGGATGATCTACCCCCGGCTAAAGTTACAGAAAATCGACCTAAAATTCTTGGATTGAACCGATTAAATCGATGATAATTCTTGACGCCAGTATGATGTTGAACATCAATCTGTTAGATGGGTGCATCTCAGTTAGGCAAGTTTGAACCCACCCCGCGCTATCGCGCACCCCTCCCAGGAGGGGAAATATTTGAAAAATCCCCTCCTGGGAGGGGCAGGGGTGGGTTATCTGAAGTGATCGCAAAAGTGAGATGCACCCTGTTAGATCAACCCTGTCTAGAAAATTTTAACGGGCTTCAAACTTGGGCATTTGAGCAAAAAACTAGACCTTTTTCCTCTCCTTAACTTCCTCTCCTTAACTTCGTCTCCTCAAGTCACTCTCCTGTGGCATCAAGGTCCTAAGGCTCTAGTCCAGCTCTAGCCAACCCTAACAAGTTCCCCACCTGACAGTCTCCAGCATCAGCCTTAGCCAGTTTTGCAACCTTAATTCATTGTTGCATAGAAGTAAAAAACTAAATCCATAAAGTGTTAAATCTCGATAACTTCAATAAAATTTGTATATGACGATAGAAAAACAATAGCCAGGGCTTAAAATCAAGAGATATCCGGGTTTTTTCATGAGATACCCTCTTTATTTTAAACTCACACACCCTCTTGACACTCCTTAATACCAAAAATGTGGGACTTGTTAAACCAACTTATTCAAGCGATTTTTTCACCCAGCCAGAGCTATATACCTCATGGTCATTGTTACCTCTGGCAAACGCCCCTCGTGGCCCTACATGTCACCAGCGATGCGCTGATTGCCCTAGCCTACTTCTCCATTCCGACGCTCTTAATCTACTTTGTCTTGCAGCGCCGGGATGTCCCGTTTTTAAATGTTTTTTATCTATTCGGCGCGTTTATCGTGCTCTGTGGTGTTGGTCATCTGATGGATATCTGGACTCTCTGGCATCCTGCCTACTGGCTAGCGGGAGTCGAACGAGCCATTACAGCACTAATCTCCTGCTACACGGCAGCCTCAATGGTCACCCTACTGCCTCAGTTCCTATCTCTGAAAACCCCGGAACAGCTCGAAATGCTCAATTCAGCCCTGCAACAGGAAGTTGAGCAACGTCGGCAAATCGAAGAGGAATTACGACAGGCCAATCAAACCTTGGAGGCTCGAGTTCAAGAGCGCACCGCTGCCCTGCAAGCCAGTACCCAGGCCCTTATAGAAAGTCAGGCCCAACTCCAAGAAGCCCAGGGTATCGCCCATATCGGCAGCATTGACTATGACCTAGAGAACCGGGAACTTCGGGCTTCAGAGGAAATGAAGCGCATCTATCACCTCACAGACCCAGAGCGCCCTCCAACCCTGAAAGACTTTCTCAAATCCATTCATCCGAGCGATCGCTCCCGTTGGTGGCAGGCCCAACAAAACTTACTCCATCAAGGGCACGCCATACATCTCGAACATCGCCTGCTATTAGCCGATGGAGAAATTCGCTATTTGGACATCAAGGGAGAACCCCGATATAACGCTTCCGGCGAGTTGGTGAAGCTGTATGGGGTGGCCCTCGATATCACCGAGCAAAAACTAGCGAAGTTGCAGCTAGAGCAACAAGTTCAGCGCAGCCAACTCGTTGCCAAAACCCTAGAACGGGTCTGGTCATCCTTAAATTTCCAGGAGGTAATCCAGGTCATTGTCGAGGAAGTGCGTCAGTTTCTCCAGGTTGAACGGGTTGTGATTTACCGCTTCCAGCCGGATTGGAGTGGCGATGTGATTGTTGAGTCGGTCTCTGACCCGGATCTGGCGATTCTTGGGGAACATTTTGAGGATGAGTGTTTCCGCAAGGATTATGTACAAAAGTACCAACAGGGACGAATTCGCAAGGTGGAGAATGTGGCGACGAGTACCTTACCTGATTGCCATAAAGCCCTCCTCTCAGACATCCAAGTACAAGCCAACTTGGTCTTACCCCTACTTTGGCATCCCAGCTCCTTTGATGAAACCCCAGAGTTGTGGGGGCTGCTCATCGCCCATTCCTGTCAAGATACCCGTCCCTGGCATGACTCGGAACTTGAGGTCTTACAACAACTGACGGTGCAACTCGGCATCGCTCTACGCCAACATAATCTTATTGAATCCCTCCAAAATGAATTGGAGGAACGTAGCCGCATTGAAGCTGCCCTGCGTAACTCTGAAGCCGCAGAACGCCAGAAAGCAGAGACCCTACATAATACGCTGCAAACTTTACAACAAACTCAGGCAAAACTTGTGCAATCAGAAAAAATGGCCTCGTTGGGACAAATGGTGGGGGGTCTGGCTCATGAAATCAATAATCCCATCAGCTTCATTTATGGCAATATCAACCATGCCCGGGAGTATAGTGAGCAGTTATTGGAGTTGATTGGTCTCTATCAAACCTATTACCCAGAAACCCATGAGCCAATTACTGATCTCCTAGAGGCTCTGGATTTGGACTTTGTGCGGGATGACTTCCCTCAACTGCTTGACTCAATGGCGACTGGGGCCGATCGTATTCGGGATATTGTCCTCTCCCTGCGGAACTTCTCCTGCCTCCATGAAGCCGATTGGAAAGTGGTGGATATCAATGCGAGTTTAGACAGTACCCTGACCATGATTCACGCCCGTCTCTCCCAAGCGGCGTCACGGTCTTCGATTGACGTGGTAACCCAGCTTGGGGAGTTGCCCCCTATTGCCTGTTATCCAGGACAACTGAATCAGGCCCTGTTCAACATTCTCAATAATGCCATTGATGCCTTAGAGGAGCGTCTTAGACAAGAGCCGAGCTTTAAGCCTCAATTGCAGGTGCGCTCAGAGTTACGAAGCTCCCATGAGGGGACTGATGAGATCGGGGTCGAGGCGATCGCCCGCATCGAGATTATTGATAATGGGTTGGGGATTCCCCAGAATCTGGTTGAACGAGTCTTCGACCCCTTCTTTACCACGAAACCCATTGGCAAAGGCACAGGGTTAGGACTCTCTAATGCCTATCAAATTCTCGTTGAGCAACATGAAGGGGCATTGTACTGTGAACCCAACCCCCCTTCAGGAACCCGATTTGTGATTGAACTTCCCGCTCGCCAATTCTGTTGTGAGTCTCAAACGCCATCCCATAAGTCCACTGTTGATGCTCATTCTCGGCCATAGGGATGCCGATAAGACCCCATGCTATCCGGGTTGAGTTGTAGCCAACTCGCTCAGGAGGCTATACTGACGGTGGAGCCTGAATCTTAAATTACCCACTTCAACGGCAAGACACTATAGCAATCGAAGATTGCCTGATTGACACTCAGCAAGGATACTCTGAGTTGGAAGAGAATCTCCTACCTATTGCCTATTGCCTATTGCCTATTGCCTATTGCCTACTGCCTATTGCCTATTGCCTTCTTCTCCCCCATTTTTTGTCCTATTCAGACCAACTTTTGCTATATGAATCCTGACCAACGCAAACTTCTGTCGATCCTCTGTCATGCCTCGGTCTTTTTCTCTTGGACATTATTTGCCCTAGGGATTCCCGTGGGCTTATTTCTATTGGTAGAGGATCAAGCCGTTAAAGATAATGCCCGCGAGGTGCTTAATTTTTACATTAACCTATTTATTTACAGCGTGTTAATCGGCATTCTTTGGGCATTAGTCATCACCATTCCCGTGGCGTTTGTTGTAGGAATTCTGGTGGCGATTGGTAGCATAGTCTTGCCAATTCTGGCGATTCTTCAAGTGGCCAGCAACCCTGAACAGTCCTACCGCTACCCTTTCATTATTCATCTCCTTTAGACCCAGGGCTAACGCAAACTGAAGGAGCTGAAGAAACGCTGGGCATTGTCTGACCAATTACCGGCATTGCGGCTCTGAGGTGTGACGATAATCTGATAGAGTCGCTCATTCACCAGGTAAAAATGGGCATAGCCGGATAGGCCATTGGGGGTCACATACTCCACTCTTAATCCAGGGTAGCCTTGTAAACGGCGAGATTGGCTCACCACATCCCGAGCCTGAATCCCGCCAAGAAAGCCCTCCTTCACCGCCTGGAGAAAGTCCGATGGCTCCCCAATACGGCTGATAAACTCCTGAGGATAG
Proteins encoded:
- a CDS encoding DUF4870 domain-containing protein, which produces MNPDQRKLLSILCHASVFFSWTLFALGIPVGLFLLVEDQAVKDNAREVLNFYINLFIYSVLIGILWALVITIPVAFVVGILVAIGSIVLPILAILQVASNPEQSYRYPFIIHLL